The nucleotide sequence ACCAAATATATGTATATTTGTTCAACTATCAAATTTTGTGGCCTAAAAGGCAAGTAAAATCGCAAGGGCTTGTGAACGGGGCGGGTTTCGCTACTTGGGTTTCGGGGCTTTTCTTTGCTTTGGCCTGCCACGGCGATAGTCGGTATACGGATGCAATGGAGGCGCCATTCCATACAAGCGTATGCCAAGAAACTACTAAGGATATGACATAAAATCTATGCTATGGCTAAAAAAGTGATCACATTCGGAGAAGTAATGATGCGTTTATCGCCTCCGGGATATTCAAAATTTGCCCAAGCCACCTCTTTTGAGCTGGCCTATGGGGGAGGAGAGGCCAATGTAGCCATCTCACTGGCCTATTTGGGCATGAAAGCGGCCCATGTAACGCGCTTTCCCGATAATGCCTTGGGCAAGGCCGCTACCCAATTTCTACGCAAGCATTGGCTGAGTACCGAACACGTTTTTTACGGCGGTGATATGCTGGGCAAGTATTTTTTGGAAAAGGGAGCAGTGCACCGCTCTAGTGAGGTGATCTATGAAAGGGAGGGCTCTTCCTTCTCCTTGATCGCACCGGGCATGGTCGATTGGGAAGCGGTGCTCAAGGATGCGGATTGGTTTCATTGGACCGGCATTACCCCCGCTATTTCCGAAGGGGCCGCCATGTGTTGCCTAGAGGGAATAAAAACCGCCAACCGAATGGGGATCAAGGTATCGGGCGATATCAACTCGCGAAAGAACATGTGGAAGTTTGGCAAGAGCATGCAGGAAGTCATGCCCGAACTCGTTCAAAATTGCGATGTGGTCATTAGCAGTAGCCGCGGGATACGCGAAATATTCGGACTGGGGAAGGCCGGTGATAAATTCCGGACTTTGGCCGAGCAGCTCATGTACACCTTTCCCCGGATCGAAAAGGTCGTAGGGAAGACCCGCAAATCCATTAGTGCCTCGCACCAGCAGATCCATGGGAAGATGTGGGACGGCGAAAAGTATGTAAAGACCAAGAAGTTGAACATTACCCACGTAATCGATCGCGTCGGTACGGGCGATGCCTTTGCGGCGGGACTCATCTATGGCCTATTGCACTATGGGGATGTAGAGGCCTTGAAGTTTGCCTCGGCCGCCTGTGCGCTCAAACATACCGTTCCCGGGGATGCCAATATGGTGTCTTTGGAAAACGTCTTAAGCTTGATGCAGGGCGATACCTCGGGCGCCATTAGAAGATAGGAAAAGGAAGCCTTTTAAAGCGACTTGCACGCGATGGGGAACGGTTTTTTTAAGAGTTTGGCTTTCCTAGGGGCGTGATTTTCCCGTTTTTATAGGCCAGTCGGTAGGCCTTGCCCTTTTCGACCAATTCGATCTCAAAGGCAGAGGAAAAGGCTTTGTCGTTCGTAGGATACCAATCTTTTAGGGCCTTGTCGATACATATAAAAAGTCCGTGTTCATCGCCAATGGCACAGAACCTTTCGAATCCGCCATCGAAGATTTCAATACCGGTTAAACGGGCCAGTCGGTCATACTTCTTTTGAATATCGGTAGTGGGCATGCCTATCTCTGAAATCTCAAGAAACTGGTCGAGGCCAAATTTTTGGTCCGATGGATTGTTCAGGTTTTTGCGGGCTATGAGCTCTACTATATTTTGGTCACTGTCGTAAAAGTAAATGGCCTTGGCGTTCCAGAAATCAAAATCCTGTATTTCACGATCCCCATCCTTTAGAATTTTTACTTTCGATTTGAGCCAATTCAAGGCCTCGAGCTCTTTGTTGGCTGGAATATTGATGGCAAAATGGTAAGGGCTTGTATCGGCATTGAACTCGATATGGAGTATCGATTTGCCACATTGAAAGGAAAGTTTGTTCGCGCTTTCTTCGATTTGGGGCAATCCCAAGACTTGGGCGTAAAATTCGCTTTGTTCCTTGATCTTCGAGCTGTATATTGTTAATTCCTTAATCTGCATTTTTTATTCCATCGGATCGTACTGGCCATGGTACAAGTTATGAAAAAAAGCAAATGGGGGAACGGTAGGGAAGTTTTTAAAAGCGATGTGCTATTCTTTTTTAGTGAACGGGTCTTTGTGTTTTAGGTAGGAGTTCCCGGGGATGCAGCTCAACGTTGATCTGGTGTAAAAGCTTTGATTTTGCCGTGTCCCCACGCTTGACCCGCAAGAGGCTCAAAAGGCCCATTACGGTATATCGGAATTTTGAGCTATGGGTTTTCATGTTTTTTATCCGTTAGGTTGCTGTAGTGGCAACTTCTATTTCCTTTTTTTCTGAACAGATTTCCTATCCTCCTAAAAATGTTCTGTTTTCTCGTAATAACTACTTCCCCAAGTATGGCGGGATCTTCTAACATATTCACCTTTAGAAACCCTGTTTGGGAAGTGACTTTTATCTCTTGGGTTTCAAATCCAATATAAGAGAAGACTAGAGTGGGGAGCTTACCCAATTCTTTAGTGGTGATGGGTATTGAAAAATTCCCGTCAAAATCGGTTTCCGCACGGTAGGAAGTGCCTTTTATCATAATACTTGTACCGGGTAAACCACCACTTTCATCAAATACGTTTCCTTTTATCTGAACGGAATCTGAGGTCTTCTCATGCACAAGCGTTTTTTCCCCTATTATATTTCGCTGCTCGATTTTACGGCTTTCAGGGGGGGCACTTTGGCTAAGTGCAGGAGTCGATAAGGAGAGTAGGGTGGTTATACCCATGAGAAGTCCTGTTTTTGGGAACCGATGGTTCTGAGCAGATGAGATGGACTTGTTTAGCTGTGTGGGCAGGAATTTTCCGCACATTTTATGCTCGCTGTCTAAGAGTTGGGCCAGTTGATAGTGAGACTTTCCAGTAAAATCAATGACCTCTTTTTGGCAGTTGAAACAAAACGCACCTTTTTCCGTAGGAGTCATTTCACTCCATTTTGAACTACAAGGTTTCGGTATTTTTATTTCGTATTTCATTTGGCTTAAAGGAAGTGATTCATTTCTCCAATGTAAGAAAATAGGGATGGATTTATCTAATGCTTTGGTAGACTCTTCTCAAAACCTTTGTGCTATTGGTTTTTATACCGCGTAGTTTATTTTAAATCAAGTCAATTGTTAAATAATCTTGTGATTTTATCACCTCTTATGTTAGATGCTAATTGCAAATGTGTATGGCTTTTAGAGTTGGCTTTTCGTTCTATTCATAATCAAACTTGCTATTAGTCCAATTCCCACTATTACATCCACTATATTCCAAATTTGTCTACCAAGTGCAATTTTAAAAAAGGGTTGAAAGAGTAGAGCAAGTCCACCGTAAATTATCATTTCAGTTTTTTTGTCTTGTTCATTTGCCTTAAAAGCTAAAATTCCGAAACCTATTAAGGCTACAAACCTAACAAGTTGGTAATATCCATATGGCATATCCAATAAACATAAAAATAGTAGAATAGCCAATATCAGTTTTATAATTATTGTCATATCTATCTGTATATTGGCATTTCAGGATAAGGTATGAATTCATCCAATAATGGTGTTAATCCTGTTTTTACCGCAAACACCAATGCCAACAGAATAGCCGAGAATAATATTACCGAGTTCAAATTGTCATTGGCAACTTCTATAAAAATACTTTCGCCTTTACTAAATAAACTGAAAAGCAATGTTGACAACCAAAAAAGCACTATAAATATAAGCAAGGTAATTCCTAAAAAAACACAGTAAAATGATATTTCTTTAAAGACTAAACTATTACCTTCTAATTGGCTTGGAAGAATTTTTGTAAGTGTTTGAAAAGTATTAATGAGTTCACTCAATAGAAGACCAAGCGCTAAAAACAAAACACCTTTAAAATATGAAATACTCATTGGGTTTTCGTTTTCTGAAAGCTTAGTTTTTAATTTAGATTTCACGAAGCCATTCAATAAAAACAGAGACACTGCTGTACTTAATATAATAGCTAAAAGAGTTAAAATGTTGGTCATATGGTTAGATTTTTATTTGATATTAATGAAACATTCCAAAACCTCATATCTGATATTTCACGAGAAATAATACCAGGTGGAATGCCTTGAGTTGTTGTTTCCCAAACAACATATTTTATTCCGTTAATTGATTTTGAAATTCCTTTGAATGGCAAATTAATGCCGATTATTGAATGTTTGTAAAGTTCACTCGACAACATTACAACATCGTAGTTGTAGTGGTTAAAAATTGTAAAAAGTAAGAGTGTTCGGGTGTCGCAGTCTCCTTGTAAAGTTGACATAAATTCTACAGGTGTTAGCAGGCCGTATTTTGTAAAGCCTTGACAATCTCCATTTTTCGCTAAATATTCTTTGATAAAAGTGTCATTATAAATATTAGCATTACAAGCATCACCTAAGATGAGTGAATAAGGAATGTCTTGTATTAATGATACTACAACCACTGCGAATTCAATTTTGTTCAGATTTTTTTCAGCTTTTAAACTGTCTAATGTTGAATAAACTAAGTCCAGTTTATTTACATCATAGTCATAAATTGTTGAAACAATTCTATTGTATTGAGAAGTGCTGTTTAGAGGAATTGAAAGATTATTTCTCAATTGATAGGCATCTTTGTAATCTGAAACACGCATTTTGATGTCTGCTTCATATAAATTGTTGGTATAATCCTCCCAAACTCTATGATGCGTAATTATACTATCACCTAAAATAGGATTTTCTTCTATTTCAGTGATTTCTTTAGCATCATCTACAATATTTGTTTTCTTTATGTTTGGATATTTTAGTGTATTAGTTATTGCTGATATAATTCCAAATACCATTAGTAATAAAAGTGCAATACCAGCAAATCTAAAAATCCATTTGAAGATGCTAACAATAACACTACTTAATAAGGACAACAAGTAAATTACACCTAATAAAATGGCGATTGGTAAAATAACTTTCCAACCAAAAATTAGAAGCGGAATAATAAAAACAGCTCCAATTATTATTTGAAGTAGCAATCCCATCGTTTCCCAAAAAGAAAAACTTGAACAGCTTGTACTTGATTGTTTTACCCAAGAACCCCAGTAAGTAGATTTATCAGAATTATAATATTCCCAACGCTTGTAGTTGCCATCAACTTCTGAATTTCCAGTTTGCTTATTAGTTTTAACCTTGTCAGAAGGCAAACTTAATTTTGTGGGTATGTCTTTCTCAATTTCTACTTCAATATATTCTGTGTCGTAGTGTTTTAAATAACCAGAAATATTGCCAGTAATATCGCCAAAAACTTTATTTCCCTCGTATACTTGATTTGAAAGCGTATAATCACTTAACTTTTTATCGTTTAAATTGACATTGTAAATTTTAGAGGCTCCTTTTTCATCAGTTATTTCAAGTGGTAAATTGTCTGGTAGTTTTGTAAGGAAATTATTAATTTCTTGAAATGCTTCTGGCTCGCCAGTCTCCCAATGCCTTACATTAAACTCATTTTTTGTGGTAACGATTTCTCCAGAGATTACTTCGAGGTCATAAAAATTTTCGTGCTTGACGTCGGATTTTCTTGGGTCAAAATAGCCAATAAACTTGCCTTTGAACTTACCTTGAATGTAAGTCCGTCTTTCAACATGATTTTTTATGGTTTCATATTTAGGCATATAGGCTATCTAGTAAATCGTCCTCTTTGAGTAGCTCTCTTTTGTTCTTTTTCCTTTTCGTGTTGAATGGTGCATCAGAATAATGTTCATCGAAATGCAAATCAAGTCCATATTTATGGTTGAATATTTCGTTATACTTTTCTTTAAACAACTCATATTCATATTTTACAAGATGCGACTCAACATAATGTTTAGTCTTATAGAAAATACTGTCTTTGTGGATGAAGATTTTAAGATACGTTGGAATAATAAAAAGTATTAGAATAAATACTGTTATAGCCCAACTGACAGGATATTTTTTGTTTAAAATAATAATGCCTTGAATGTAATAGTTTGATTTGCTTACTAACCGCTCCATCGAAGATGTAAGAGTTAATTTCTTTTCTTTCCTATCTTCAATTAATCTCAAATAGAACTCATCGTTGCTTCCAGTTAATAGCTTTTGGTATTCGCTGATTTCTTTGTCCAGATATGAGTTTGTTAGTTGAGTATATCGCTTGATTTTTTCTTGCTTAAAAACTTCAATATCTTGTGCTAACGGTTTAGAGAAAATTAAACTCTCGATTGGCTTTGACACAATTATGGATATAAAGGCAATAAAAATTAATCGAATACTTACAGATATAAAACGAGCGGTTTTATTTGGTATGTAGGGAAATCCAGTTTTAGATAACGTGTAAAGTAAGAATAAATAAATGTTGGTAATCATCCAAGCAAAAAACAAACCTATAATTATTCCTATCCATAGATTTTGAAGTAAGCCTGTAAATGCTAAAAAGCAACTTACAAAACACAAGCTAAAAATTACCGCAACAAGCACACCAATTCCAGTAAATCGGCTTCTCGTTGATTTATTACATTTTGCGATAACATTCTTGTCATCACCAGAAAGTGTCCAGAAAAACTTTTTAAGTTTCATAGCACCTAAATTATTTTAGCTTTCAGATTTGATGAAAGATTCTGGATTATCATCTATCTTTTTCATCATATCTTCTTTGTATTTTGATATGGCGTATTGGGTTAACTCTTCTTGTGCTTTTAGAAGTTCTTTCTTTTCCAACAATAGTTTTTCAGATTCTAAATGCTTTATCAAGTCTCGTTCTTGTCCGTTTTTATCTTTATGATAGTTGTATTGAATGTAAATACCTTGTTCTGCTATGATTAGCTCTTGGGTGTTCTGTTTTAAGAAGTCATAAGGTGATTTGATTAGCATTAGTTTAAAGAAAATAGGCGTTAATTCAATAGCTAAAAAGAGTAGTGTTATAAAAAGAGAAATCCAAAAGCCAGCTATCTTGTGCGCGAGTTTAATTCTTTCTAATAAACCATCAAGACCAGATGCGACAACTTCAGCGTTGTCGATGTCTTTTTGCTTGTTTTTTTCAAATTTGACAATGTTTTGATATGACTTTTCAATTAATGGTGTATTCTTATTTTTGATAATGTTAATTTCAGAATCCAGCCTTTTCATCTGCTGTTCAATCTTTTTAGCTTCTGGTCCATAACCTCTTGGGCCAGCGTCACCACTCATTTCTTTAGTCAATTGATTTTCCAGTTCAACGTATCTTTCTTCTTTGGTTTGAATTTCGTTTTCCCATTTCGATATTTTTTCCTTTTCGTTTTGAATTCGACCCGCATACAAAGAATCAATACTTGCTATATATTCCTGTTGCTTTTGCATTTGCGCAGAGTGAAGTTCTGCATCAATCTCAGATTTAAACATTCTAATTTCAACAGGTTTGGATATAGTTAGAGCAATTATTGCACCCATAAGTAGTCGAGGAATTGCACCTTTAAGTTCTCCCCATGTAATTGCTTCTGTACCATCACCTGTTCCTGTACTTGAAACAATAAATCTGTCGAGATTAAAAATCATTAAGCCCCAAAAAACACCAAAAATTATTGAAAGCAAGGATGTTGTCCAACTTACAGTATCAGCTTCAATTGCTGAACCTCTTGGTTCAAAAATTGTGTAGAACGCATAACCACCAGCTAATGCGGCCATAAGTCCAGTTGCAACAATAATTCCACCAAGACACATATATTTTACTTGGTCAGAATAAGTTGAACGTTCTAATATGTAGCTGTCGCCACCGGCGGCCTTCCAGAAGAAGCGCATAATTTTAGATGGTTTAGGGCTTTTGTAGAAGTCTCTTTCCATAATTTTAAGGTTTGATTGGATAGTTAGATTTTACAAATGGCTCGAAATCCAATCTTAATTCTTTAGATAAGATTTTAGGCCGATTTAGCTTGATTTTTTTGGTAACTTGATAATTGAATGAATCATCAAGAGTCTTTTTTAAGTCTCTCCTAATCAAAGGAACTGAGCTTAAATTCGATAAATTGGTTTTGGATGAAAAAGTGTTTAATACTGAAGGCGAAGTTGATTCTATGCTAATTTTCTTGGTTTGTTTTTGCCCACCAATACCATTAAAAGTAATTTCGAAGTCATTGATTCTATTTTCTAGTTTTACTTCTAGGTGAGATATATTACCTGGTAAAACCGCCAAGTTTGATATGATGATTTTATGACAACCAACAACGTTCCATTTTATTTGTGTTTCATTTCCACGAACAGTTAATTTTGTTGTATAAACAAAATGTTCAATGTGCAGTTTTTTTGCAAAAAGCAAGTTTTTAATAAACTGAAGTGAACACAATAAATTTGTGTAGAGGAATTGTATTTTAGGTATGATGGTTATATTCATTCAGTTTGGTTGGTCAGGTTTTTTCAGAAAGTCAATTTGCAATTATTTCATTTCGCTATATTTTTCGTAATATCATTAATTCAGCGTTGGCAAGAAACAGCTCTTGTGGTTTTTTAGTGTTGGCTTATGTGTTGGCAAAAAAACAAATGTGCTGTTTGTGCGTTGGTTTTTTTAGTTCAAATATTTAATTTTAAACTCGATTCTCGCATTACGTACAACTACTGGATATGCGCCTAATTCCGCATAACCATCGTATTTGGTCTAGATCTTATACCTTTTTTGAACTATATATGGCATAATAGCTCTGTTCCTGTTTTTGTGAAAATAAAGAGGATTAAACGGTACGCTACAAATATCTCCATTTTGAATGTTACAGCCTTACGTAAAAGCGTAATCTCAAAAAAAAATAGGGTTAAAATCTAAAAGAAAACAAGTGTTGTAATCTATCGCATTTTTTTATTTCTCGCTCAATTCCCAACATCCTTTTCCTACTGCTTCTAAATATCGCAAAATCCCAATTTAAAAAGCAAAAGCAGTTGATATATCTAGTAGTTATAAACTTGTTATTCAAGCAAGCTGGCACGAGCGTGACGCTTGAGCTAGCGGGGGTGATGGGGGTACTCCGTCATTTGATGGCGGAGCCATCCATGTGATTGGCTGTAGTGTTTTTTCAATCCCATATGTTTGGTCTATTAATTTTCATTGCTCTTAAATACGACAGAAAATGTCCTGCGTGAACTGATTCGTGATATCCGATCCGCAATAAATATTTTCCAAGTATTTTCTTTTCTCCGTTCCCTGGATGAATGATTTCGGTTTCATTTAATTCCGTATCCGAAAACTGCCGTACACTTTCTATAAATGTTTTTCTATAAGGTTCGGCAAATTCAAGTTCATCAGTAACGCTAATGAATGGTCGGTTTTCCCAAGGTGTTTTATAATTTGTCATATCACCTTGGTTAATAATAAGATTCCATCCATAATCAGCGGCCAAAACGTGTCTTATCATTTCTGACGCACTCATTGCTTTTTCGTCAGGTTTCCAATTATAATATTTCTCAGGTAGTCCATTCCAAAGTTTTATACTTCTTCTCCTTATTTCTGTAAAATTTAAAATTATGAGCTCAGATTGGGTCATATGCTATTTTTTTCGAAAAGTAACGCTAATAGGCCGATGTGTGCTTATTGCAGGTCTAAGGTATAAAAAGTAGCAATAGTTCGGGGGTACACTATTTTTAGTGAAGTAAGCTGGCACGAGCGTGACGCTTGCGCTGGCGGGGGAGTTATTATTTTAATGATTATGGGGTTGTGCAACGGTTACTTTTGTTAGCAAATGTGGCGATACGTTCGAGTAAGCACGAACGATTACGTTTCCGTATTTATTTCCATCTCAGTAAAATCCATTGCGTAAATTAGTCAATAGGTCTTTTTACATAGGTATTTCAGAAACGTAAAGTCTATCAGAATAAAGTTGCCATATAAAATTCAACTATTATTTTTCCTTGACGATAGTTCTATTTTAATTTTTTTAATATAACTATTTAAGGCACTAACACTTGCAAAACAAGCGAATGCAACCCCTAGCAAATTTATGTCCAACGTATTGGACCCTTTCGTTATCATACCATAAATAATAACCACCATTAAAACAAGTGATACTCCTATGATGGCTCCTGAAATTCCTTTCCACTTTTTGATTTCTGATTCTAATTCAGATTCGGTTTTGTTCTTTAATTCTTCGTCTTTCATAAGGTTAGGATTTTTTTGAGCCATTTATGCCAACGGTTTAGCTATGAACCGTACGGGGCACGCCATCTGCGACAGCAGTGGGCGAGTTGGCGCGTTGGCACAGTTTCCGTCTAGGCACGAAGCTAAAGCTTATTGTTTAGTTCTGTTTTTTCTTGTTTAAAGCTAAATTTTGAATATTTCGCCAACGCGTAATTTTCAATTTGGCGGACTTTATAAATATACAGTACCTTTCGATTTAGGATAGAAGTCCGCATTTCGTTCAGGTTTTGTCGGCAGTAGTTGTTATTTCAGTCTGAATGTAATAGGAATTGTTTTATAGACTACTACACTTTGTCCATTTTTTTTATAAGGTTCTAATTGTTTTAAAGAATTCATAATTGCAAAACATTCGGTATCTAATAGAATGTCAGCTCCTTCCGTAATGCTTAGATTATCGACTTTTCCATTCTCGTCTATCGTGAATTGAACAGTAACCCTTCCTTCAGTTCCGTTTTCTACGGCTATCTCAGGATATCTAAAATGCTTTATGATATGTTGCTGAATTTTTTCGTTATTCGGATCAGATTGAGTAGCTGTTCCCAATTCCCAGTATCTAATTGCGTTTTCAGGAATAAATTCGCCATATTTTAGAGTGAAATTATAGTCTCTAGTCGATTCAATATTCCCTTTTTTGTCATATCGTGTCCATAAGCCATAGGGTTGTTTTCCCAAGTAGGATTTAGACCAAATTTTCTGACCTTTTTTCGTTTTTGAGAAAGTATGATTTGTAACGCTGTCATTAATTTTTTTTATTTCCAGCATATATGGTCCACTTTCAACTTCTGTTTTACCATATTTATCTTTAAAATATTTGATTTCAGAATCTACCTGGCTAATAGCTAGATTTGAGAATAACAGGAGTAGGATAAAAATTTTTGTCATAAATGTTTATTTAAATTACATCTGTGAATAAATTGCGGTTATACATTGGGCCTGTTGCGCAGCTATGAATTCCATCAATACCTACTTGTTAGGTAGTTTTTTGTAAAATATAACTAACAGATATATTGGGTTTTTATTATTTTCTATAATTCAAAAACCATCAATTTATTGCTGATGACGGTGGTGCAAGGGTTACTATTGTTGTAGCTAGTTTTTTATGCTTACTAATCCAATTCTTTTTCGCATCTCTTTACAAATTTTATCTGTTGAACGAATTATTTCTAACGTATTATTTTCTGCATTTTCCCAGTATTCATCATCATTTTCAGTTTCAAAATTATATTCAAGTATTTCTTTCTTAACTAACTTTATTAGGTTGTCTATTTCCTCATAGACTAATTCAGAATAAAAAGGTTTATTATTTTCAAATGTATTTAAACACTTTTTAAAAGACTGTCGAAATTTTTCAAGTTTTCTTTTCTTTCTATCCGTTTCTGATTCTTTTGGGTTAACGATGTCTAATTTAGGTCTCAAGGTAATTGTAGAATTGCGCATATTTACTAAATCTCCCCATAGTTGATTATATATTTCAAACTCTTTTTCAAACTGTATTTTGTGAATAGATGCTTCCTTGTTATTTTTCAGTTTTTCAGATTCGTTTTTTAATATTTTGTCATTGTAATATTGGGTTTTAAAATACCATTTAAAAAATCCAAAGCCAATCATTATTAATCCAATTATAGCAATTACAGAATACATTTTCAGCTCCTTAGGAAGTCTCTTTATATCCCTATTTATTTGTTCTTCAAGTACATTTAATTTTATTTTCTCATTAATTAATTCTTGATGAAGGTTTATTATTGAATCTTTTTCGGTATTGGTTTTTAGTATTTGGTTTTTAACATTGTAGTCGTCAACTTTTAAATAGATTTCATTTGGTTTGGTGTTATATAAGTAAGTTCCAAAAACAAAAAGAATCAATCCAAAAATTGATAAAAATTTGTATAAGTTGTCTGTAGGTAAGTTAGGTATTTTCATTTTTCAAATTAGCTACAACGGCAGTCTGTCTCAAAACCACCTTTGATTTTGAATAAATTTAAGCAATTTGTGGTACAATGGATATCGGCCTGAAAGAAGGTTGGATTTTCATAAATAGGGATATAGGGTCTAAGAGCGCATATTTCGGTCTCACAAGGAAGAAAAGGAACATTTTAAGGATGTTGGTTCGATGTTTTGCCCTGGTTTCGGGCTTGCATCCTAATTTGATACGTCTTTTTAAATGCTAGGCCAGAGCAATCTGGAGAACATCGTCAGCGACCCTTAGCTTATGGCGCATTGTTCCCTGCGGTTGTTCATCCTTTACTTTATCGGTTACGATTTAGACGAGGAGCTCCCCTGGCACAGTACGAT is from Zobellia galactanivorans and encodes:
- a CDS encoding energy transducer TonB, whose amino-acid sequence is MTKIFILLLLFSNLAISQVDSEIKYFKDKYGKTEVESGPYMLEIKKINDSVTNHTFSKTKKGQKIWSKSYLGKQPYGLWTRYDKKGNIESTRDYNFTLKYGEFIPENAIRYWELGTATQSDPNNEKIQQHIIKHFRYPEIAVENGTEGRVTVQFTIDENGKVDNLSITEGADILLDTECFAIMNSLKQLEPYKKNGQSVVVYKTIPITFRLK
- a CDS encoding DUF4407 domain-containing protein, which codes for MERDFYKSPKPSKIMRFFWKAAGGDSYILERSTYSDQVKYMCLGGIIVATGLMAALAGGYAFYTIFEPRGSAIEADTVSWTTSLLSIIFGVFWGLMIFNLDRFIVSSTGTGDGTEAITWGELKGAIPRLLMGAIIALTISKPVEIRMFKSEIDAELHSAQMQKQQEYIASIDSLYAGRIQNEKEKISKWENEIQTKEERYVELENQLTKEMSGDAGPRGYGPEAKKIEQQMKRLDSEINIIKNKNTPLIEKSYQNIVKFEKNKQKDIDNAEVVASGLDGLLERIKLAHKIAGFWISLFITLLFLAIELTPIFFKLMLIKSPYDFLKQNTQELIIAEQGIYIQYNYHKDKNGQERDLIKHLESEKLLLEKKELLKAQEELTQYAISKYKEDMMKKIDDNPESFIKSES
- a CDS encoding sugar kinase is translated as MAKKVITFGEVMMRLSPPGYSKFAQATSFELAYGGGEANVAISLAYLGMKAAHVTRFPDNALGKAATQFLRKHWLSTEHVFYGGDMLGKYFLEKGAVHRSSEVIYEREGSSFSLIAPGMVDWEAVLKDADWFHWTGITPAISEGAAMCCLEGIKTANRMGIKVSGDINSRKNMWKFGKSMQEVMPELVQNCDVVISSSRGIREIFGLGKAGDKFRTLAEQLMYTFPRIEKVVGKTRKSISASHQQIHGKMWDGEKYVKTKKLNITHVIDRVGTGDAFAAGLIYGLLHYGDVEALKFASAACALKHTVPGDANMVSLENVLSLMQGDTSGAIRR
- a CDS encoding carboxypeptidase-like regulatory domain-containing protein, yielding MKYEIKIPKPCSSKWSEMTPTEKGAFCFNCQKEVIDFTGKSHYQLAQLLDSEHKMCGKFLPTQLNKSISSAQNHRFPKTGLLMGITTLLSLSTPALSQSAPPESRKIEQRNIIGEKTLVHEKTSDSVQIKGNVFDESGGLPGTSIMIKGTSYRAETDFDGNFSIPITTKELGKLPTLVFSYIGFETQEIKVTSQTGFLKVNMLEDPAILGEVVITRKQNIFRRIGNLFRKKGNRSCHYSNLTDKKHENP
- a CDS encoding DinB family protein, with product MTQSELIILNFTEIRRRSIKLWNGLPEKYYNWKPDEKAMSASEMIRHVLAADYGWNLIINQGDMTNYKTPWENRPFISVTDELEFAEPYRKTFIESVRQFSDTELNETEIIHPGNGEKKILGKYLLRIGYHESVHAGHFLSYLRAMKINRPNIWD
- a CDS encoding DUF6804 family protein, producing MTIIIKLILAILLFLCLLDMPYGYYQLVRFVALIGFGILAFKANEQDKKTEMIIYGGLALLFQPFFKIALGRQIWNIVDVIVGIGLIASLIMNRTKSQL
- a CDS encoding DUF4407 domain-containing protein codes for the protein MKLKKFFWTLSGDDKNVIAKCNKSTRSRFTGIGVLVAVIFSLCFVSCFLAFTGLLQNLWIGIIIGLFFAWMITNIYLFLLYTLSKTGFPYIPNKTARFISVSIRLIFIAFISIIVSKPIESLIFSKPLAQDIEVFKQEKIKRYTQLTNSYLDKEISEYQKLLTGSNDEFYLRLIEDRKEKKLTLTSSMERLVSKSNYYIQGIIILNKKYPVSWAITVFILILFIIPTYLKIFIHKDSIFYKTKHYVESHLVKYEYELFKEKYNEIFNHKYGLDLHFDEHYSDAPFNTKRKKNKRELLKEDDLLDSLYA
- a CDS encoding VOC family protein, giving the protein MQIKELTIYSSKIKEQSEFYAQVLGLPQIEESANKLSFQCGKSILHIEFNADTSPYHFAINIPANKELEALNWLKSKVKILKDGDREIQDFDFWNAKAIYFYDSDQNIVELIARKNLNNPSDQKFGLDQFLEISEIGMPTTDIQKKYDRLARLTGIEIFDGGFERFCAIGDEHGLFICIDKALKDWYPTNDKAFSSAFEIELVEKGKAYRLAYKNGKITPLGKPNS